In a single window of the Rhodamnia argentea isolate NSW1041297 chromosome 2, ASM2092103v1, whole genome shotgun sequence genome:
- the LOC115736705 gene encoding ubinuclein-1-like has translation MELQKADAAGGGGGGDSNSRVMSTFVKSGDRQVFTVELRPGETTIVSWKKLVKDANKSDNGSSSVAAEVAVAVAGAGAGAGAGAAPSSTAHTALEPRIVPGQPVEHETKEAAPLNSFSAVIEKIERLYMGKDSSDDEDLNEIPDEDQYDTEDSFIDDAELDEYFEVDNADIKYDGFFVNRGKLECINKPTIPSNQQPKKRRRKDLAKGNGEKGDGFVPNKHVKVDKSGPAKAATLAGKNSSNPSQSLVSEPNENVKSQNHNLSGSISRKKLADSKVTADPAPSAKVVNGDTSASLTDTKDTDRHNMGNHQSKNHSGKLKDPSGSSDVLHHRHHDKSAFLQQSGRQLKNVDDVEASNRPKEKCNVREVPDLNMPDGRHAIEISKPSHSHRKDGSSFRPKSTMLEKAIRDLERIVAESRPPASENQDADISSQAVKRRLPTEVKLKLAKVARLAQSSHGKISKELINRLMSILGHLVQLRTLKRNLKVMVSMGLSAKQDKENRFQLIKKEVADMVRMRIPSLETKALQHQSGASDDFQESEEKPIPKRQCDMDAAMEDKICDLYDLFVDGLDEDTGPQVRKLYAELAELWPNGFMDNHGIKRAICRAKERRRALYSKHKEDQEKMRRKKMLAPKTEESVRVEGLSVAQPQQPPERLPIDSGIHGSTSASRTIHSPTAATARVPSPSANVSSDRIKQEKTKVSSSNFLEDARQGEAILPKKKVKRKQEVDLNEMPIHSEKFGEERLVSTRPNPALPPKINLQPTAAPSFEQSS, from the exons ATGGAGCTTCAAAAGGCCGACGCAGCTGGCGGTGGCGGAGGCGGCGATTCCAATTCTAGGGTTATGTCGACGTTCGTCAAGTCCGGCGACCGGCAGGTGTTCACGGTGGAGCTCCGGCCCGGCGAGACCACGATTGTGTCCTGGAAGAAGCTTGTCAAGGACGCCAATAAGTCCGACAACGGATCCTCTTCGGTCGCGGCCgaggtcgccgtcgccgtcgcgggtgctggtgctggtgctggtgcgGGCGCCGCTCCTTCCTCCACCGCCCACACGGCTCTCGAGCCTCGCATCGTCCCG GGACAGCCAGTGGAACACGAAACAAAAGAAGCTGCTCCATTAAATAGTTTCAGTGCTGTAATTGAAAAGATAGAGCGGCTTTACATG GGTAAAGACAGCAGCGATGATGAAGACTTAAATGAAATTCCTGACGAGGACCAATATGACACAGAGGattcttttattgatgatgcTGAATTG GATGAATATTTTGAAGTAGATAATGCAGATATAAAGTACGATGGTTTTTTCGTCAATAGAGGGAAGTTGGAATGCAt AAACAAACCCACCATACCATCTAATCAGCAACCAAAGAAAAGGCGAAGAAAAGATTTGGCAAAGGGTAATGGAGAGAAAGGTGATGGTTTTGTACCAAATAAACATGTTAAAGTGGACAAGTCTGGTCCTGCAAAAGCTGCTACATTGGCTGGGAAGAATTCTTCCAATCCTTCCCAAAGTTTGGTGAGCGAGCCTAATGAGAATGTGAAATCACAAAACCACAATTTATCTGGAAGCATTTCAAGGAAGAAATTGGCCGACTCTAAGGTGACAGCAGATCCAGCTCCATCTGCAAAAGTTGTGAATGGTGATACCTCAGCATCTCTAACAGATACCAAGGATACTGACAGACACAATATGGGAAACCACCAGTCTAAGAACCACAGTGGCAAGTTGAAAGACCCAAGCGGATCCTCAGATGTTTTGCATCATAGACACCATGACAAAAGTGCATTTTTGCAGCAATCTGGAAGACAATTGAAAAATGTTGATGACGTGGAAGCATCAAATAGACCTAAGGAAAAATGCAATGTTCGTGAAGTGCCTGACTTGAATATGCCGGATGGGAGACATGCTATTGAAATATCA AAGCCTTCACATTCTCACAGGAAGGATGGTTCCAGTTTTAGGCCAAAAAGCACAATGCTTGAGAAGGCCATTAGGGATTTGGAGAGGATAGTTGCAGAAT CTAGGCCACCTGCTTCCGAGAATCAGGATGCTGATATCTCATCACAGGCAGTGAAGAGGAGATTACCAACTGAAGTAAAGCTGAAGCTTGCTAAAGTTGCTAGGCTGGCG CAGTCAAGTCATGGAAAAATATCGAAGGAGCTAATAAATCGCCTAATGAGCATTCTTGGTCATTTGGTACAGCTTAGAACACTGAAG AGAAACTTAAAAGTCATGGTCAGTATGGGTTTGTCAGCAAAGCAGGATAAAGAGAATAGGTTCCAGTTGATTAAGAAGGAAGTTGCTGATATGGTTCGGATGCGTATTCCGTCTTTGGAAACTAAG GCTCTACAGCATCAGTCTGGAGCATCGGATGATTTTCAGGAATCGGAAGAAAAACCAATCCCTAAAAGACAGTGTGATATGGATGCTGCAATGGAGGACAAGATTTGTGATCTCTATGACCTTTTTGTTGAT GGTCTCGATGAGGACACAGGTCCACAAGTCAGAAAGTTATATGCTGAG CTTGCAGAGTTGTGGCCAAATGGTTTCATGGACAACCATGGTATTAAGCGTGCAATTTGTAGGGCCAAAGAGAGGCGAAGGGCACTTTACAGCAAACACAAG GAGGATCAAGAGAAAATGAGGCGGAAAAAGATGTTGGCACCTAAAACAGAGGAGTCGGTTCGAGTTGAGGGTCTTTCAGTTGCTCAGCCACAACAGCCGCCAGAGAGATTGCCTATTGATTCGGGCATTCATGGTTCAACTTCTGCTAGCAGAACTATTCACAGCCCAACAGCAGCAACTGCTAGGGTTCCCAGTCCTTCAGCAAATGTCTCCTCAGATAGAATTAAGCAAGAGAAAACCAAGGTAAGTTCAAGCAACTTCTTGGAAGATGCGAGACAGGGAGAGGCCATATTGCCTAAGAAAAAGGTTAAGAGAAAACAGGAGGTGGATTTGAATGAAATGCCTATTCATTCGGAGAAGTTCGGAGAGGAAAGACTCGTATCTACCAGACCCAATCCTGCTCTTCCCCCTAAAATAAACCTTCAACCAACTGCTGCGCCGAGTTTTGAACAGTCGAGTTAA